Proteins found in one Pseudomonadota bacterium genomic segment:
- a CDS encoding alpha/beta fold hydrolase — translation MADHEIFRLGDVDLQSGEVLRDARLAYNTYGELSPARDNVVVMPTFYTGTHARNEGFFGSGRTIDPAHHFVISINMFGNGLSSSPSNTAAPQDGPRFPKTTLFDNVFCQHRLVTEKFGIERIKLVYGWSMAGCQSYQWAAQFPEMVEAILPFCASAKTSPHNIVFLEGVKAALTADSAWNGGDYVAQPKRGLAAFGRVYAGWAFSQTFYREHLYREQGFDTLEDLLVDWENDHIDNWDANNLLAKLWSWQHGDISANPLYRDDIEKALGAITARAILIPCTTDLYFPPEDNEIEARHMPNAELRPFDSPWGHCAASPGNVPAFDGFLDDALRELVG, via the coding sequence ATGGCCGACCACGAGATCTTCCGCCTGGGTGATGTCGACCTGCAGTCGGGTGAGGTACTGAGAGATGCGCGCCTCGCCTACAACACCTATGGCGAACTCTCGCCGGCGCGCGACAATGTCGTCGTCATGCCGACCTTCTATACGGGCACCCACGCGCGCAACGAAGGGTTCTTTGGGTCGGGCCGCACCATCGATCCCGCGCACCATTTCGTTATCTCGATCAACATGTTCGGCAACGGGCTTTCTTCCTCGCCCAGCAACACGGCCGCGCCCCAGGACGGCCCCCGCTTTCCGAAGACGACACTCTTTGACAACGTCTTCTGCCAGCACCGCCTGGTGACCGAAAAGTTCGGCATCGAACGCATCAAGCTGGTCTACGGCTGGTCGATGGCGGGCTGTCAGTCCTATCAGTGGGCCGCGCAGTTCCCGGAGATGGTCGAAGCGATCCTGCCGTTCTGCGCCTCGGCCAAGACATCGCCCCACAACATCGTCTTCCTGGAAGGTGTGAAGGCCGCACTGACCGCCGACAGCGCCTGGAACGGCGGCGATTATGTCGCCCAGCCCAAACGCGGCCTCGCCGCCTTCGGCCGCGTCTACGCCGGCTGGGCGTTCTCGCAGACCTTCTACCGCGAGCACCTCTATCGCGAGCAGGGCTTCGATACCCTGGAAGACCTCCTGGTCGACTGGGAGAACGACCACATCGACAACTGGGACGCCAACAACCTGCTCGCCAAGTTGTGGAGCTGGCAACACGGCGACATCAGCGCCAACCCGCTCTACCGCGATGATATTGAGAAGGCGCTCGGCGCCATCACCGCGCGCGCGATCCTGATACCATGCACCACCGATCTCTATTTCCCGCCCGAGGACAACGAGATCGAAGCCCGCCACATGCCGAACGCGGAGCTGCGCCCGTTCGACTCCCCCTGGGGACACTGCGCCGCCAGCCCGGGCAACGTCCCGGCGTTCGACGGTTTCCTGGATGACGCGTTGCGGGAGTTGGTGGGTTA